The following is a genomic window from Capnocytophaga stomatis.
CAAAATTGCCCACATTTTTTTCTGTACCGAAAGAGGACGATAACAATCAAACAATTTAAGCCGAAATCCTAAAGCTTTAAACTCTTCACTAGCAGCCACTAAAGCCTTTGCCGTAGCTTTGCGTAAGTAACATTCGGGACAGTCATACACAGCTTGCTTCAAAAAATTATCTTCCGTGGCATACTTAATATCCAAAATAAAATCATTTGACAAGCTTTTGATATTCACAAAATCACTGTGAGGCGACTCCATTTTTTCTTCTTCAGAAGCAACCTTCTCATTGTCAGAAACTTCTGTTAAAGAAATATTTTCCGGCTCAGACTTTTTTTCTGCTTCAATTACGTCTGTTTTTGTTTTTGGAGAAGCATTTTGGTTATTATTTTTGCAAGAAAATAACAATACAAGAAATATAAGAAAAAGGAAATTTTTCATTTTTAAAGTCTTTATTTTTTCATAAAACCTTTCGATTTCTTCGAGTTATTGCAACATCATTTGAGCTTTTTTAAGCCCTTCAACAAAAGCATCTATTTCTTCGAAAGTATTATAGACTGCAAAACTCACTCGAACAGTTCCTGGAATGTTATAAAATTCCATAATTGGTTGTGCACAATGATGCCCCGTTCTGACGGCAATTCCTAATTTGTCCAATATCGTGCCTACGTCATACGGATGTATCCCTTTCAAATTGAATGAAATAACTGCTGTTCGTTTAGTAAGGTCATCGTTTCCGTAAATTTCAATTCCATCAACTGTTTTGAGTTTTTGAGTGGCATATTCCAACAATTTGTGTTCGTAATTTGCTATATTTTCAACTCCAAGTTCGTGAATGTAATCTATCGCACTCCCGAAAGCAATTCCTCCGCAAATATTGGGCGTTCCTGCTTCAAATTTATGTGGCAAATCGGCGTAAGTTGAACCTTCAAACCTAACCTCTTTAATCATCTCTCCCCCACCTTGATACGGAGGAAGTTCGTTTAATAATGCTTCTTTTCCGTAAAGTATGCCCGCACCCGTAGGACCATACATTTTATGAGCAGATACAGCGTAAAAATCAACATCAAGAGCCTGAACATCAGCCTGAATGTGTGGAGCAGATTGAGCACCATCTACCAATACAACAGCTCCTTTTTCGTGAGCTTTTCTGATGATAATTTCAATAGGATGAATATTCCCTAACGCATTGGAAACGTGCTGCACACACACTAATTTTGTTCTATTGCTCAACAATTTCTCAAATGCCTCAAGGTCTAAAATTCCTTTTTTATCCATCGGAATAACCTTCAAAGTTGCTCCACTTCGCTCGCAAGCAAATTGCCACGGAACGATATTGCTATGATGCTCCGATGCCGAAACAATAATTTCATCTCCTTCTTTCAAAATTGAAGCATATCCGTTGGCTACCAGATTGATAGCTTGTGTAGCTCCGGAAGTAAAAATAATTTCAGATGACTTTTTTGCATTGAAATGTTTCTGCAATTTGATGCGAGCTTTTTCATAAGCATCGGTAGCTTCTTGGCTGAGAGTATGTACTCCGCGATGAATATTAGCGTTCAAAAAAGAATAATAATTTACAATGCTATCTATCACTTGCACAGGTGTTTGTGAAGTAGCTGCATTATCAAAATATGTTAGAGGTTTACCATTTACTTTTCGTTCCAGTATAGGAAAATCTTTTCGGATTTCTTGAATAGATTTCATCAATGTATCGTTTTAAATTCTATCAGAAGCAAAAGTATTTATTTTTTGTGATATTTATAATCGAATTGAAAATAAAATGTAACTTTGTGGCTTAGCCCGATTTTAAAAAATGCACATTTTCAGACTTTTATCATTTTTCGTAGAAAACGATTTTCAAAACATAACTGATAACTAATTTTTTAACACGTAAAGATGCCATTATTTTATTTACAACCTATTTCAGATTCAATTACTTCGCAAACGTATAGACAGCAACAGATTGGTTTTCAGATAAAAAAATATCTTCTGGAAGATGGATTACCTGATTTGGAAGGAGTAAAAATAGCTCTTTTCTGCATTGAAAGCCACACCCGAAAAATGACAGATTTTCGGAAGAAATTGTATTCACTTTATGTAGGAAATTGGAATTTTACAATGGCAGATTTAGGAAATCTGATAGAAAGTCCGTCGGAAAAAGACACGTATTTTGCTATTAGAGAGATGGTTAGTTATCTGACAAAAAAAGGAATCACTTCAATTGTAGTTGGAGGCGAACAGCACTTGACATATGCTTTATACCGAAGTTTTGACGATTTGGAACAAATGGTAAATTTGGTGAGTGTCGATGCAAAATTTGATTTCAACGATGAAGAAGAACTTTTTTCCGAAAATTCTTATTTTAGCAGAATTTTAACTGAAACTCCAAATAACTTATTCGATTTCACTAATTTAGGGTATCAATCTTACTACGTGGCACAAGAAGAATTGGATTTGCTTGACAAAATGTGTTTCGATGCTCACCGATTAGGAAATGTAGTGAATGACCTCCCATCAATAGAACCTGCAATGCGTGATGCAGACCTTGTGAGCGTGGATATGACAAGCGTTCAGGCTCGTGATATTAATAGTGAAACGGGCTATGTAAACGGATTTTCGAATCGTGAAATTTGCACCATTTCTCGTTATGTAGGCATTAGTAACAACGTGCAAGTTTACGGAATTTTTGATATTCCACAAACAGAATTAGCCTCGGAATTAGTAGCTGAAATGATTTGGTACTTCAATGAAGGATACAACTTCAGAATCAAAGAATTACCCATCGTAAATGACGACAATTACACAAAATATATCGTCCCGATTGATGATGTTCAAATTGAATTTTTCAAAAGCAATGCCACTGGACGTTGGTGGATGAAACCCGGAAGCGATAAATTTTCAGGACATCAGAATCATTTGCCTTTGGGATTAATGCCTTGCAATCAAAAAGAATATATTGAGGCTACTCAAGGAACTATCCCTGAAAGATGGTGGAAATCTTACAGAAAATCAATGCAATAGAAAGAATTAAAATTAATTGGAAAAAAAATCTAACTTTCCTCACTTTTCAATCGAACAGTAAATGTGCTTCCCTCCCCTTCTTTGGAAGTCAGGGAAATTGTTCCGTTATAGGACGAAACGATGCTTTTTACCATTGCAAGCCCCAAACCACTTCCCGTAGATTTTGTAGTAAATTTGGGTTCAAAAATTTTGTCCATATTTTCGGCAGAAATACCAACTCCGTTATCACTTACGGATAATTCAACAAAATTATTTGATTTGGTCAAAGAAACCAGAATGTTTCTATTCAACTGTCCTTCAGTTGCTTGCAAGGCATTTTTCACCAAATTAGTTACAACACGTCCCATTTGGTCTTTATCAAATAAAACGGTGATTTCTTTTTCTGCACAAACGAACGTAATATACTTAGAATCAAAAATATCCAGCGTTCGTTTAACAATCGGGATGATATTGAAATATTCATCATTTTTATCCGGCATATTGGTTAAAGCTGAAAAAGCCGTTGATATATTACTCAGAATATCAATCTGTTGAATCATTGATTCGCAAAATTCATTTACTTCTTCACTATTTTCAGGTTGTTTTCCAAATTTCCGCTGAAAACTTTGTACCGAAAGCCGCATTGGAGTAAGCGGATTTTTTATTTCGTGAGCCACTTGTTTTGCCATTTCCCGCCACGCTTGCTCTCGTTCGGACTTGGCTAACAGCACTTTACTGTTTTCAATTTCGTCAATCATACTGTTATAAGCCCCTACTAATTGCCCTATTTCTGTACTTGGTGATTTTAATATGATTTTTTCATTTCGTTCCAAAAGCCGAGTTCGCTCAAGCCTTTTCTCAATGGTTTTCAACGACTTAGTTATATAAGAAGAAATAAAATATGCCAAAACCAATGCTAAAACCAACAATGAAAAATACACCATAGAAAGATTATATAAAGACCCTTCCAAAGCTCTTTCATTGAATGTATCATTTTCAAAATAAGGAATATTTAAAATAGCTATTGGCTTGAATTGCAAGTCATTAACATATCCATACGAAGTTTGATAGCCCCTGCCTTCCAGCTCTTTATGTTCCGAAAAACGCTTATCAATATCCGTTGCGAGTTTCTGCAAAATATCCTTTGAAATTTTCAAAGTGTCTTTGTTATCGCCAAGTACCGCACGCGAACTTTTCAGAAGATTTCCGTTTAGGTCATATAAATCAAAATTTACGTTTAAAATATTAGCAATATTATATATTGATTCCCTGAAAATCAATGAAATATATGAAGTTTCAACCGGATATGTAGTTTGTGAGAGAACGTAGTGAATTTGTGTTTTAATTTGGCTTTCTTTGTCAATTAGTCGCTCATCGTGGTACTCAACCGCCTGCTTTTGATATTGAAGAATCATCACCACGGCAATCGTAGCGAAAGCAATCAATATCAAAAAGGTCATACTCAAGAAGATACGTAACCGAAGCGAATTTTTCTTAAACATAGCCAAACCCTCAGATTTTCACTCCAAAACTATTTTTTAGGAGCCATTACAAAAGCAGCCGGATATACTTTTTTTACTTCAACTAAGTGTTTTTCAGCCTCAAGACGGGTTCTGAAACTTCCAATTCGGATTTTGTAATTTGGAGTTTCAAAAATTAGCTGAGAAGGATATTGCTTTAATTGTTCCTTGACCTTTGCCAAAGCTTCGTTAGCTCCTGCAATGTTTCCGTTATAAATTTGTATCTGATAGGCACTTTCATTTTTAGCAACTTCTTTTTTTAGTTCCATCAATTCAGAAATATTATTTTCCTGATTAATAGTTACTTGCGAATACAACGAAGAAACCACAAACGAAAAAACAAATCCTAAAACAATTTGCAAACGAACCATAAATTTTCTTTATTTTGATGAATAGAAGGCAAAAATAGTGATTTTAAGGCAAAAGACAAATTATTTTCTCATTAATACAATTTGCTTTGCGAGAAAGAATTAGAAGAAAAATAATTTCTTGAAAAATGAAAAAATCCCTACGAAAGAAAATTTCATAGAGATTTTTGCAATAAAAAACAATTAAAAGTATTATGAGCCTAATTTTTCATTATGATACACTCGGAATCCGTAAATTCCTATAATCAAAAAGCACAACAGCGGAAGCACAAAAGAGACATTTACAGCCGCAAAATTTCCAATTCTTTCCAAATCAATGATACTTCCTTGCAAAGGAGGCATTAACGCACCTCCCACAATAGCCATAACCAAGCCCGCAGCTCCCAATCCTGTGTCTTTACCTGTTTTTTCAAGAGCTAGTCCGTAAATCG
Proteins encoded in this region:
- a CDS encoding sensor histidine kinase — encoded protein: MFKKNSLRLRIFLSMTFLILIAFATIAVVMILQYQKQAVEYHDERLIDKESQIKTQIHYVLSQTTYPVETSYISLIFRESIYNIANILNVNFDLYDLNGNLLKSSRAVLGDNKDTLKISKDILQKLATDIDKRFSEHKELEGRGYQTSYGYVNDLQFKPIAILNIPYFENDTFNERALEGSLYNLSMVYFSLLVLALVLAYFISSYITKSLKTIEKRLERTRLLERNEKIILKSPSTEIGQLVGAYNSMIDEIENSKVLLAKSEREQAWREMAKQVAHEIKNPLTPMRLSVQSFQRKFGKQPENSEEVNEFCESMIQQIDILSNISTAFSALTNMPDKNDEYFNIIPIVKRTLDIFDSKYITFVCAEKEITVLFDKDQMGRVVTNLVKNALQATEGQLNRNILVSLTKSNNFVELSVSDNGVGISAENMDKIFEPKFTTKSTGSGLGLAMVKSIVSSYNGTISLTSKEGEGSTFTVRLKSEES
- a CDS encoding aminotransferase class V-fold PLP-dependent enzyme, with the protein product MKSIQEIRKDFPILERKVNGKPLTYFDNAATSQTPVQVIDSIVNYYSFLNANIHRGVHTLSQEATDAYEKARIKLQKHFNAKKSSEIIFTSGATQAINLVANGYASILKEGDEIIVSASEHHSNIVPWQFACERSGATLKVIPMDKKGILDLEAFEKLLSNRTKLVCVQHVSNALGNIHPIEIIIRKAHEKGAVVLVDGAQSAPHIQADVQALDVDFYAVSAHKMYGPTGAGILYGKEALLNELPPYQGGGEMIKEVRFEGSTYADLPHKFEAGTPNICGGIAFGSAIDYIHELGVENIANYEHKLLEYATQKLKTVDGIEIYGNDDLTKRTAVISFNLKGIHPYDVGTILDKLGIAVRTGHHCAQPIMEFYNIPGTVRVSFAVYNTFEEIDAFVEGLKKAQMMLQ
- a CDS encoding SPOR domain-containing protein, which produces MVRLQIVLGFVFSFVVSSLYSQVTINQENNISELMELKKEVAKNESAYQIQIYNGNIAGANEALAKVKEQLKQYPSQLIFETPNYKIRIGSFRTRLEAEKHLVEVKKVYPAAFVMAPKK
- a CDS encoding formimidoylglutamase gives rise to the protein MPLFYLQPISDSITSQTYRQQQIGFQIKKYLLEDGLPDLEGVKIALFCIESHTRKMTDFRKKLYSLYVGNWNFTMADLGNLIESPSEKDTYFAIREMVSYLTKKGITSIVVGGEQHLTYALYRSFDDLEQMVNLVSVDAKFDFNDEEELFSENSYFSRILTETPNNLFDFTNLGYQSYYVAQEELDLLDKMCFDAHRLGNVVNDLPSIEPAMRDADLVSVDMTSVQARDINSETGYVNGFSNREICTISRYVGISNNVQVYGIFDIPQTELASELVAEMIWYFNEGYNFRIKELPIVNDDNYTKYIVPIDDVQIEFFKSNATGRWWMKPGSDKFSGHQNHLPLGLMPCNQKEYIEATQGTIPERWWKSYRKSMQ